Proteins from one Catenulispora sp. EB89 genomic window:
- a CDS encoding choice-of-anchor P family protein, giving the protein MSATSNSLRRALAFLGMLVLTLAATAAGPVAKAHAAANVSVELGYADNLRPAADHFPTPWSGGPGVVFNGCSGSCSFDGGAIRFINNTGIQVHVDYVKVHFGTCTFDLWNKNVPLDAGDSLIDTQTISGPSGGCPADGSFDTSDVGPNGANWSGNCTESGVFPVVEFSIDGQVSNLQDSGQILNTKGVDGASCGMGNESQQWAPIGSIPCPGTTLSLAPPTQTDAVGSTATVTATFANSCGDPLQGAQIDFAVASGPDAGATGSAVTDVAGHANFSYPGAATGTDVVGSSATNPAGTIASNTVNVVWIKRVATLTINPSATTSDFNDPVTVSGTLTDSAGPIVGVPVTFTLNGAETCTGTTAANGSASCSITPLEAAGSYTLTASFAGSASDQPASAGAPFTVTREETTLVYTGSAHAANGQPYTLSGTLKEDGVTPIAGRTVAFTLGSGASAQSCSGTTDAAGNASCTIASVNQPNAATVPAGGVFAGDAYYLPASASISGGVAFTVMTGHAFGLSSSGLVGITPTPEAGPVSTSVPSSSNPPCVVTISGLISAGTLCANVSTAISPNSSTANASVQHVGIGLLGLPAIQIGAVTSTSHTLCSGSTGDATVASITVGGIAVPISVHPGPNTTVNVLGIKLILNEQVATNSATDHSLTVNAVHVIVPGLLDTVVASSTSDIHACF; this is encoded by the coding sequence ATGTCAGCAACCTCAAACAGCCTGCGTCGGGCGCTGGCCTTCCTCGGAATGCTGGTGCTGACGCTCGCCGCGACGGCGGCCGGCCCGGTCGCCAAAGCGCACGCGGCGGCGAACGTCTCTGTCGAGCTCGGCTACGCGGACAACCTGCGGCCGGCCGCGGATCACTTCCCGACTCCGTGGTCGGGCGGCCCGGGTGTCGTGTTCAACGGCTGTTCCGGCTCCTGCAGCTTCGACGGCGGCGCGATCCGCTTCATCAACAACACCGGGATCCAGGTACACGTCGACTATGTGAAGGTGCACTTCGGCACCTGCACGTTCGATCTCTGGAACAAGAACGTCCCGCTGGACGCGGGTGATTCGCTGATCGACACCCAGACGATCAGCGGCCCGTCCGGCGGGTGCCCCGCCGACGGCAGCTTCGACACCTCCGACGTCGGGCCGAACGGCGCCAACTGGTCCGGGAACTGCACTGAGTCCGGGGTGTTCCCGGTCGTGGAGTTCTCGATCGACGGCCAGGTGTCGAACCTGCAGGACAGCGGACAGATCCTGAACACCAAGGGCGTCGACGGCGCTTCCTGCGGAATGGGCAACGAGTCGCAGCAGTGGGCCCCGATCGGCAGTATCCCGTGCCCGGGCACGACGCTGAGCCTGGCGCCGCCGACCCAGACCGACGCGGTCGGCTCCACGGCCACCGTCACCGCGACGTTCGCGAACAGCTGCGGCGACCCGCTGCAGGGCGCACAGATCGACTTCGCGGTCGCCAGCGGCCCGGACGCCGGCGCGACCGGCAGCGCCGTGACCGATGTCGCCGGGCACGCGAACTTCAGCTATCCCGGCGCGGCCACCGGCACTGACGTCGTCGGCTCCTCGGCGACCAACCCGGCCGGCACGATCGCCTCGAACACCGTCAACGTGGTCTGGATCAAGCGCGTGGCCACGCTCACCATCAACCCGTCCGCGACCACCAGCGACTTCAACGATCCGGTCACGGTGTCCGGCACACTGACCGACAGCGCCGGCCCGATCGTCGGCGTCCCGGTGACGTTCACCCTGAACGGCGCCGAGACCTGCACCGGCACCACAGCGGCCAACGGATCAGCGTCCTGCTCCATCACGCCGCTGGAAGCCGCCGGTTCGTACACGCTCACGGCGAGTTTCGCCGGGTCGGCCAGCGACCAGCCGGCGAGCGCCGGCGCGCCGTTCACCGTCACCCGTGAGGAGACGACGCTGGTCTACACCGGCAGCGCGCACGCCGCGAACGGCCAGCCGTACACCCTGTCCGGGACGCTGAAGGAGGACGGCGTCACGCCGATCGCCGGCCGCACCGTCGCGTTCACGCTCGGCAGCGGCGCCTCGGCGCAGAGCTGCTCGGGGACGACCGACGCCGCCGGCAACGCCTCCTGCACCATCGCTTCGGTGAACCAGCCGAACGCCGCCACCGTCCCGGCCGGCGGGGTGTTCGCCGGTGACGCGTACTACCTCCCGGCCTCGGCCTCGATCAGCGGCGGCGTCGCCTTCACGGTGATGACCGGCCACGCCTTCGGCCTGTCGTCCTCGGGCCTGGTCGGCATCACCCCGACCCCGGAAGCCGGTCCGGTGTCGACCTCGGTTCCCAGCAGCAGCAACCCGCCGTGCGTGGTGACCATCAGCGGCCTGATCAGCGCCGGCACACTGTGTGCGAACGTGTCGACCGCGATCAGCCCGAACTCCTCGACGGCGAACGCCTCGGTGCAGCACGTCGGCATCGGACTGCTCGGCCTGCCGGCGATCCAGATCGGCGCGGTGACCTCCACCTCGCACACGCTGTGCAGCGGCAGCACCGGTGACGCGACCGTGGCGTCGATCACCGTCGGCGGCATCGCGGTTCCGATCAGCGTGCACCCGGGTCCGAACACCACGGTGAACGTGCTCGGGATCAAGCTGATCCTGAACGAGCAGGTCGCCACCAACAGCGCGACCGACCACTCGCTGACCGTCAACGCCGTGCACGTGATCGTGCCGGGGCTGCTGGACACGGTGGTGGCTTCGTCGACGAGCGACATCCACGCCTGCTTCTAG
- a CDS encoding SigE family RNA polymerase sigma factor yields MAEHQPDRDFVEFVSGRVLWLRRIAFLLCQDWHHADDLAQTALTKLYAVWPKARSADNLDAYLRTILVNTYINETRRPLWRRLVTADTGILHDLPDRVHDSDTELDLRAALAELPARQRAAVVLRYYCDLSVEQTAVELNCSPGTVKSQTARGLATLRRILQAQPSL; encoded by the coding sequence ATGGCTGAACACCAACCCGACCGGGACTTCGTCGAGTTCGTCTCCGGGCGTGTCCTGTGGCTCCGCCGGATCGCGTTCCTGCTGTGCCAGGACTGGCATCACGCGGACGATCTGGCGCAGACCGCGCTGACGAAGCTGTACGCGGTCTGGCCCAAGGCCCGTTCCGCGGACAACCTCGACGCCTACCTGCGCACGATCCTCGTCAACACGTACATCAACGAGACCCGGCGCCCCTTGTGGAGGCGGCTTGTCACCGCCGACACCGGGATCTTGCACGACCTGCCCGACCGTGTGCACGACAGCGATACCGAGCTGGATCTGCGCGCGGCCCTGGCCGAGCTGCCGGCCCGGCAGCGTGCGGCGGTCGTCCTGCGGTACTACTGCGACCTGTCGGTCGAGCAGACCGCCGTCGAGCTGAACTGCTCCCCGGGCACGGTGAAGAGCCAGACGGCACGTGGTCTGGCCACGCTGCGCCGCATCCTTCAGGCTCAGCCATCCCTGTGA